The genomic segment CGATGAAAATAGACTTCGCCGCCGCCTTCTTGGAGAATGAAGCCATATCCCTCGCGCGGAAAGAGTTTGCAGATCACGCCGCGCAGCGGCACGGGAGGCACGCGGATGTCGGTCGAGGCTCGTTTCTCGCGGTACTTCCGCAACTCGATCGCCACCGCGGCAAAGGCGGCCCGAATCGCTTCCTCAAAGGTTTTTTCTTCCTTCCGTGCCGTGAAGGTATGCCGCCCCGGCAGCGTGATCACGACCAGCGCCTCGGCGACATCGTCGAGCTTCTTATGGTGTTTGTTTTTGGTCAGCGTCACCCGGGCATGGGTCACATCCTCGTGACCGGATTGCAGATCGGCCACCCGTTGTTCGATTTCGGTCTTCCATCGCGGCGTCATCGCGATGTTGCGGCTCTCAATGCGCAGATCCATACGTCCCCCTGCAATAATAATTGGCCGATACGTGAGCGAATCCCTGTTGCATTGTATAGACTTCCGCCATGGCTCTCCCTAGCACCAATGCAAAGGCAACGCAAAGGCCATGCCACAAAACCGTGCAGCCCATTGCATCATGAACGATTGCCAAAATCGCCGGAATTGACGATTGCCACGATTGGGTGATTGTCAAAATTGCCAGGATTGACGGATTCCGATGATCCTGGCAATCATGGTAATCGTCAATTCCTTTGAGCTGGTGCATAATTCCTCACTGGCGTCAATCCGGGTGAAGCCGAATGCGGCAGTCGGGATAGCTTTCAGCTATCAGCCGTCGGCTTTCGCGGCCGAACGGGGGGAATAGGACTTGCTTCTCTCTGTGCAAGCTGATAGCTGAATGCTGATAGCTAACAACGCGCAGTCCCCATGCCGATCTTGCACCGGGAGAAGCTTGAAACGTACCTGCGCCGACGGTTCGGACCGAAGGCGCGGTTGCTGGCGTTCGGGCCCATCGGAAAAGAAACCTCGGGCGCGGCGCGCAAGAAGTACGGCTACGGAGCCCCCGTCGGCCTGACCGTGCACGACGGGCTGGCGACCAGGCGCGTCGTCATCGAGACGATGCGTCCGGGACCCTTCGGCCACGAACACATGGCCGACCGAGCCCAGGCGCTGCTCTGGGATTACGACTCCTACGGCCGACTGCCGCGTCACGTGCCGGCGTTGGACGTCGGCGCCTTCGACGCGGACGGAGCCCTGTTCTCGGTGGCGCCGGCGGAGGAGTTCTTCGTCCTGACGGCATGGGCCGAAGGGGCCGGCTACCAGAAGGACCTGGAACGTTTGAGCCGCACCGGTCGCCTGCCGAAAGGGGATCGGGACCGTGCCGGAGCCCTCGCTCGGTACCTGGCCGTGATTCATCGCACGAAACGTCGGGACCCACCCCTCTACCGGCGGCGGCTCCGGGAACTGCTCGGCCACGGCGAATGCATCATGGGCCTGACCGACAGCTATCCCCGCCGGTTCGGCTTCATCACGGAAGACTTGCTGCGGTCAATCGAAGAGGGCTGCAACCGCTGGCGCTGGCGCTTGCGTCACAAGGCCGGCCGGCTCGCGCAAGTGCATGGAGACTTTCATCCCTGGAACGTGCTCTTCCGCAAAGGGACTGATTTCAGCGTCCTAGACCGCTCGCGGGGGGAGTGGGGCGAGGCCGCCGACGACGTGACCGCGATGACCATCAACTATTTGTTCTTTTCGTTGTGCCGATGGGGCCGGTTGCAGGGGCCGTTCGAGGTCTTGTTCCGTCAGTTCTGGGAGGATTATGAGACGGCCAGCGGGGACCGCGCGATCACGGCATGCGCCGCGCCCTTTTTCGCGTTTCGCGGTCTCGTGATCGCGAGTCCGCTCTGGTATCCGAAACTGTCCCTCTCGGTACGGCGCAGCATCTTCACGTTCGTCCAAAACGTGCTCTCGGCCGACCGGTTCGAGCCGGCTGACGTGCACCGGTATTACACACGCTGAGATCGGATCGAGGCACGAGCGGGTGGACGACCATGCAAAAAAATGCTTCACTTCAATCTCAAAACGGAGTAGTAGTAGTTGCTCGTACGGTAGGACTACAGCCTGAGAAACGCTCGGGACCGTCGATGATGGATTGTCGGAAGCTCATCTCCATTCTCACGACCCGCTGCCCGATCTGCCGGGCCCGATACGGGAGGCGGATCGTGCGCCACTCGACCGACCGGTGGCTCGGCTTGTTCTGTCTCTATCTTTTCGAATGCGCGTCCTGCAATCACCGCTTCCACGCCTTTTCCTTTTCGCGCCACACACCGTCGGACCACTCCCCCCATTCGCATGCCCCGTAAGCCCGGGTTCGCCGTCTGGCTCACCGGCCTTCCCGCTTCCGGAAAGAGCGCCATCGCCGCGGTGCTGAAGCCGAAGCTGGAAACATTGGGGCTTCGTGTGGAGGTGCTGGAGTCGGATGCCTTGCGCCAGACATTAACCCCTGCGCCGACCTACTCGCGCGAGGAACGCGACTTGTTTTACCGGGCCCTGGCCGTCATGGGCAGCCGGCTGGCCGCCCAGGGCGTGGCCGTGATTTTCGACGCCACGGCGAACCGGCGAGCCTACCGGGACTTCGCCCGCACGTTGATTCCCAACGTGATCGAAGTGTCGGTCGAGTGCCCGTTGGAGACGTGCATGGAGCGGGATCGGAAAGGGACCTATCGGAAAGGACGGGCAGGGGAGTCGGCGACGGTGCCGGGATTGCAGGACCCTTACGAACCGCCGCTCGACCCGGCCCTCCGCATCGACACGACACGGATCGCGCCGGAAGCGGCGGCCGATCTGATCCTGGCTTCGTTGCGGGAGCGGCAGCTCCTGACGCCACCCGGAGAGGGCGGGGCCGTCAGTCCGGCGCGTTGAGCATCAGCTTGACCATGACAGCCATCTCGACTTGGTCCAGGTCCAC from the Nitrospirota bacterium genome contains:
- a CDS encoding aminoglycoside phosphotransferase family protein, giving the protein MPILHREKLETYLRRRFGPKARLLAFGPIGKETSGAARKKYGYGAPVGLTVHDGLATRRVVIETMRPGPFGHEHMADRAQALLWDYDSYGRLPRHVPALDVGAFDADGALFSVAPAEEFFVLTAWAEGAGYQKDLERLSRTGRLPKGDRDRAGALARYLAVIHRTKRRDPPLYRRRLRELLGHGECIMGLTDSYPRRFGFITEDLLRSIEEGCNRWRWRLRHKAGRLAQVHGDFHPWNVLFRKGTDFSVLDRSRGEWGEAADDVTAMTINYLFFSLCRWGRLQGPFEVLFRQFWEDYETASGDRAITACAAPFFAFRGLVIASPLWYPKLSLSVRRSIFTFVQNVLSADRFEPADVHRYYTR
- a CDS encoding adenylyl-sulfate kinase — protein: MPRKPGFAVWLTGLPASGKSAIAAVLKPKLETLGLRVEVLESDALRQTLTPAPTYSREERDLFYRALAVMGSRLAAQGVAVIFDATANRRAYRDFARTLIPNVIEVSVECPLETCMERDRKGTYRKGRAGESATVPGLQDPYEPPLDPALRIDTTRIAPEAAADLILASLRERQLLTPPGEGGAVSPAR
- a CDS encoding HPF/RaiA family ribosome-associated protein; protein product: MDLRIESRNIAMTPRWKTEIEQRVADLQSGHEDVTHARVTLTKNKHHKKLDDVAEALVVITLPGRHTFTARKEEKTFEEAIRAAFAAVAIELRKYREKRASTDIRVPPVPLRGVICKLFPREGYGFILQEGGGEVYFHRNAVHGFTFEELSDGQEVAFNVEAGDKGPQATTVEPIPSVG